One Longimicrobium sp. genomic window, GCGGCCAACCGGCCTTCGCGCTCCACGTACATCACCACGCCGGTTCCCGTCAGCTGCCCGAGCATCCGCGCGGCCTCTTCGGCGCTGGAAACGCGCACGCGGTTGATTTGCAGGATCAGGTCGCCCTCCCGCAGCCCCAGCTGCCGAGCCGCGTCGGATAGGCCCACGATCAGCGCGCCCTGCTCGCTCTGCAGCCCGCGCTCGGC contains:
- a CDS encoding PDZ domain-containing protein, translating into AERGLQSEQGALIVGLSDAARQLGLREGDLILQINRVRVSSAEEAARMLGQLTGTGVVMYVEREGRLAATQFMLGS